Proteins encoded by one window of Bradyrhizobium sp. B097:
- a CDS encoding glutathione S-transferase N-terminal domain-containing protein: MIDLHYWSTPNGHKITMFLEETGLEYKVFPVNIGKGDQFKPDFLQVAPNNRIPAIVDHAPKGGGKPISLFESGAILLYLAEKTGKFLPADLYGRYDAIQWTFWQMGGLGPMAGQNHHFRNYAVEKLPYAIDRYVNETNRLYGVLNKRLADREFIAGDYSIADMASYPWVVPYKNQGQEIDDFPHLKRWLETIGKRPATERAYAKAKEVNPNFGQPAIRTEEERKLLFGQTAAVVR; encoded by the coding sequence ATGATCGATCTCCACTACTGGTCCACGCCGAACGGCCACAAGATCACGATGTTCCTCGAAGAGACCGGACTGGAATACAAGGTTTTCCCGGTGAACATCGGCAAGGGCGATCAGTTCAAGCCGGATTTCCTGCAGGTCGCGCCGAACAACCGGATTCCGGCGATCGTCGATCACGCGCCGAAGGGCGGCGGCAAGCCGATCTCTCTCTTCGAATCTGGCGCGATCCTGCTCTATCTCGCCGAGAAGACCGGAAAGTTCCTGCCTGCGGATCTCTACGGCCGCTATGACGCGATCCAGTGGACGTTCTGGCAGATGGGCGGGCTCGGGCCGATGGCCGGGCAGAACCATCACTTCCGCAACTACGCGGTCGAGAAGCTGCCTTACGCGATCGATCGCTATGTCAACGAGACCAACCGGCTCTACGGTGTCCTCAACAAGCGGCTCGCCGACCGCGAATTCATCGCCGGCGACTATTCGATCGCCGACATGGCGAGCTATCCCTGGGTCGTGCCCTACAAGAACCAGGGCCAGGAGATTGACGACTTCCCGCATCTGAAGCGCTGGCTGGAGACGATCGGCAAGCGCCCGGCGACCGAGCGCGCCTATGCCAAGGCGAAGGAGGTCAACCCGAATTTCGGCCAGCCCGCGATCCGCACCGAGGAAGAGCGCAAGCTGCTGTTCGGACAGACCGCGGCGGTGGTGCGGTAG